Proteins from a genomic interval of Thunnus maccoyii chromosome 1, fThuMac1.1, whole genome shotgun sequence:
- the galnt2 gene encoding polypeptide N-acetylgalactosaminyltransferase 2 isoform X1, with protein sequence MRRKSRILLCFAVLWVLGIAYYFYSGTALSRKGTGSLMFSPSAVEPPSWRSQDDWGSSDSSSRNKAHNSDDKANSLETLPPGKVRWQDFDQDLYVGATVVRPGQDPYARNKFNQVESDKLRMDRAVPDTRHDHCRHKQWKSDLPASSVVITFHNEARSALLRTVVSVLKKSPPHLVREIILVDDYSDNPEDGALLGKIEKVRVLRNDRREGLMRSRVRGADAATAPVLTFLDSHCECNDHWLEPLLERVAEDKTRVVSPIIDVINMDNFQYVGASADLKGGFDWNLVFKWDYMTLDQRRARQGNPIAPIKTPMIAGGLFVMDKDYFEQLGKYDMMMDVWGGENLEISFRVWQCGGSLEIIPCSRVGHVFRKQHPYTFPGGSGTVFARNTRRAAEVWMDEYKNFYYAAVPSARNVPYGNIQSRMEMKKRLGCKPFKWYLENVYPELRVPDHQDIAFGALQQGGNCLDTLGHFADGVVGVYECHNAGGNQVALPRRLIQEWALTKDKSVKHMDLCLTVVDRTAGSLIKLQGCRENDSRQKWEQIESNSKLRHVGSNLCLDSRSARMGGLTVEVCSPSLNQQWKFTLNLQS encoded by the exons gatgATTGGGGCTCCAGTGACTCATCCAGTAGAAACAAAGCTCACAACTCTGACGACAAGGCTAACAGCCTGGAGACTCTGCCACCAG gtAAGGTACGCTGGCAGGATTTTGACCAGGATCTGTACGTTGGAGCCACGGTGGTTCGACCAGGTCAGGACCCGTACGCCAGGAACAAGTTCAACCAGGTGGAGAGCGACAAACTTCGTATGGACCGAGCTGTGCCCGACACAAGACATGACCA ttgCAGACACAAACAGTGGAAGTCAGACCTGCCAGCTTCCAGTGTGGTCATCACCTTCCACAATGAAGCTCGCTCTGCTCTGCTGCGGACTGTGGTCAG TGTCTTGAAAAAAAGTCCTCCTCACCTGGTCAGAGAGATCATTTTGGTTGATGACTACAGTGATAACC CGGAGGACGGAGCGCTGCTGGGGAAGATTGAGAAAGTGCGCGTGTTGAGAAACGACCGCAGGGAAG gtCTGATGCGTTCAAGGGTTCGCGGTGCAGATGCTGCCACCGCGCCGGTCCTCACCTTCCTGGACTCCCACTGTGAATGTAATGACCACTGGCTAGAGCCGCTACTGGAGAGAGTGGcagag gatAAGACCAGAGTAGTTTCTCCTATAATTGATGTCATCAACATGGACAACTTCCAGTACGTAGGAGCCTCGGCTGATCTGAAAGGAG gttttgACTGGAATTTGGTGTTTAAATGGGACTATATGACTCTGGACCAGAGACGAGCCAGACAAGGCAACCCCATCGCCCCCATAAA GACTCCTATGATAGCAGGAGGTTTATTTGTCATGGATAAGGACTACTTTGAGCAGCTGGGGAAGTATGACATGATGATGGATGTATGGGGTGGAGAAAACCTGG agaTCTCGTTTCGTGTGTGGCAGTGTGGTGGCAGTCTGGAGATCATCCCGTGCAGCAGAGTTGGCCATGTCTTCAGAAAGCAACATCCATACACCTTCCCTGGGGGCAGCGGGACTGTGTTTGCAAG GAACACACGGAGAGCAGCAGAGGTGTGGATGGATGAGTATAAAAACTTCTACTATGCTGCTGTCCCCTCAGCGAGAAACGTCCCCTACGGAAA tatcCAGAGTCGTATGGAGATGAAGAAGAGATTAGGCTGTAAGCCGTTCAAATGGTACCTGGAGAATGTCTACCCTGAACTGCG ggtcCCAGATCACCAGGATATAGCGTTTGGAGCGTTGCAGCAGGGGGGAAACTGTCTGGACACGCTGGGTCATTTTGCTGATGGGGTGGTGGGCGTCTATGAATGCCACAATGCAGGGGGAAACCAGGTAGCGTTACCACGACGACTTATACAG GAATGGGCCCTGACCAAGGATAAGTCAGTCAAACACATGGACTTGTGTCTGACTGTGGTGGACAGAACAGCCGGCTCCCTCATCAAACTACAAGGTTGTCGAGAGAACGACAGCAGACAG AAATGGGAGCAGATTGAGTCCAACTCAAAGCTTCGTCATGTGGGCAGTAACCTCTGTCTGGACAGCCGCAGTGCCAGGATGGGTGGACTCACTGTGGAGGTCTGCAGCCCCAGCCTCAACCAACAGTGGAAGTTCACCCTCAATTTACAATCATAG
- the galnt2 gene encoding polypeptide N-acetylgalactosaminyltransferase 2 isoform X5 has translation MDRAVPDTRHDHCRHKQWKSDLPASSVVITFHNEARSALLRTVVSVLKKSPPHLVREIILVDDYSDNPEDGALLGKIEKVRVLRNDRREGLMRSRVRGADAATAPVLTFLDSHCECNDHWLEPLLERVAEDKTRVVSPIIDVINMDNFQYVGASADLKGGFDWNLVFKWDYMTLDQRRARQGNPIAPIKTPMIAGGLFVMDKDYFEQLGKYDMMMDVWGGENLEISFRVWQCGGSLEIIPCSRVGHVFRKQHPYTFPGGSGTVFARNTRRAAEVWMDEYKNFYYAAVPSARNVPYGNIQSRMEMKKRLGCKPFKWYLENVYPELRVPDHQDIAFGALQQGGNCLDTLGHFADGVVGVYECHNAGGNQVALPRRLIQEWALTKDKSVKHMDLCLTVVDRTAGSLIKLQGCRENDSRQKWEQIESNSKLRHVGSNLCLDSRSARMGGLTVEVCSPSLNQQWKFTLNLQS, from the exons ATGGACCGAGCTGTGCCCGACACAAGACATGACCA ttgCAGACACAAACAGTGGAAGTCAGACCTGCCAGCTTCCAGTGTGGTCATCACCTTCCACAATGAAGCTCGCTCTGCTCTGCTGCGGACTGTGGTCAG TGTCTTGAAAAAAAGTCCTCCTCACCTGGTCAGAGAGATCATTTTGGTTGATGACTACAGTGATAACC CGGAGGACGGAGCGCTGCTGGGGAAGATTGAGAAAGTGCGCGTGTTGAGAAACGACCGCAGGGAAG gtCTGATGCGTTCAAGGGTTCGCGGTGCAGATGCTGCCACCGCGCCGGTCCTCACCTTCCTGGACTCCCACTGTGAATGTAATGACCACTGGCTAGAGCCGCTACTGGAGAGAGTGGcagag gatAAGACCAGAGTAGTTTCTCCTATAATTGATGTCATCAACATGGACAACTTCCAGTACGTAGGAGCCTCGGCTGATCTGAAAGGAG gttttgACTGGAATTTGGTGTTTAAATGGGACTATATGACTCTGGACCAGAGACGAGCCAGACAAGGCAACCCCATCGCCCCCATAAA GACTCCTATGATAGCAGGAGGTTTATTTGTCATGGATAAGGACTACTTTGAGCAGCTGGGGAAGTATGACATGATGATGGATGTATGGGGTGGAGAAAACCTGG agaTCTCGTTTCGTGTGTGGCAGTGTGGTGGCAGTCTGGAGATCATCCCGTGCAGCAGAGTTGGCCATGTCTTCAGAAAGCAACATCCATACACCTTCCCTGGGGGCAGCGGGACTGTGTTTGCAAG GAACACACGGAGAGCAGCAGAGGTGTGGATGGATGAGTATAAAAACTTCTACTATGCTGCTGTCCCCTCAGCGAGAAACGTCCCCTACGGAAA tatcCAGAGTCGTATGGAGATGAAGAAGAGATTAGGCTGTAAGCCGTTCAAATGGTACCTGGAGAATGTCTACCCTGAACTGCG ggtcCCAGATCACCAGGATATAGCGTTTGGAGCGTTGCAGCAGGGGGGAAACTGTCTGGACACGCTGGGTCATTTTGCTGATGGGGTGGTGGGCGTCTATGAATGCCACAATGCAGGGGGAAACCAGGTAGCGTTACCACGACGACTTATACAG GAATGGGCCCTGACCAAGGATAAGTCAGTCAAACACATGGACTTGTGTCTGACTGTGGTGGACAGAACAGCCGGCTCCCTCATCAAACTACAAGGTTGTCGAGAGAACGACAGCAGACAG AAATGGGAGCAGATTGAGTCCAACTCAAAGCTTCGTCATGTGGGCAGTAACCTCTGTCTGGACAGCCGCAGTGCCAGGATGGGTGGACTCACTGTGGAGGTCTGCAGCCCCAGCCTCAACCAACAGTGGAAGTTCACCCTCAATTTACAATCATAG
- the galnt2 gene encoding polypeptide N-acetylgalactosaminyltransferase 2 isoform X4 produces MRRKSRILLCFAVLWVLGIAYYFYSGTALSRKDDWGSSDSSSRNKAHNSDDKANSLETLPPGKVRWQDFDQDLYVGATVVRPGQDPYARNKFNQVESDKLRMDRAVPDTRHDHCRHKQWKSDLPASSVVITFHNEARSALLRTVVSVLKKSPPHLVREIILVDDYSDNPEDGALLGKIEKVRVLRNDRREGLMRSRVRGADAATAPVLTFLDSHCECNDHWLEPLLERVAEDKTRVVSPIIDVINMDNFQYVGASADLKGGFDWNLVFKWDYMTLDQRRARQGNPIAPIKTPMIAGGLFVMDKDYFEQLGKYDMMMDVWGGENLEISFRVWQCGGSLEIIPCSRVGHVFRKQHPYTFPGGSGTVFARNTRRAAEVWMDEYKNFYYAAVPSARNVPYGNIQSRMEMKKRLGCKPFKWYLENVYPELRVPDHQDIAFGALQQGGNCLDTLGHFADGVVGVYECHNAGGNQEWALTKDKSVKHMDLCLTVVDRTAGSLIKLQGCRENDSRQKWEQIESNSKLRHVGSNLCLDSRSARMGGLTVEVCSPSLNQQWKFTLNLQS; encoded by the exons gatgATTGGGGCTCCAGTGACTCATCCAGTAGAAACAAAGCTCACAACTCTGACGACAAGGCTAACAGCCTGGAGACTCTGCCACCAG gtAAGGTACGCTGGCAGGATTTTGACCAGGATCTGTACGTTGGAGCCACGGTGGTTCGACCAGGTCAGGACCCGTACGCCAGGAACAAGTTCAACCAGGTGGAGAGCGACAAACTTCGTATGGACCGAGCTGTGCCCGACACAAGACATGACCA ttgCAGACACAAACAGTGGAAGTCAGACCTGCCAGCTTCCAGTGTGGTCATCACCTTCCACAATGAAGCTCGCTCTGCTCTGCTGCGGACTGTGGTCAG TGTCTTGAAAAAAAGTCCTCCTCACCTGGTCAGAGAGATCATTTTGGTTGATGACTACAGTGATAACC CGGAGGACGGAGCGCTGCTGGGGAAGATTGAGAAAGTGCGCGTGTTGAGAAACGACCGCAGGGAAG gtCTGATGCGTTCAAGGGTTCGCGGTGCAGATGCTGCCACCGCGCCGGTCCTCACCTTCCTGGACTCCCACTGTGAATGTAATGACCACTGGCTAGAGCCGCTACTGGAGAGAGTGGcagag gatAAGACCAGAGTAGTTTCTCCTATAATTGATGTCATCAACATGGACAACTTCCAGTACGTAGGAGCCTCGGCTGATCTGAAAGGAG gttttgACTGGAATTTGGTGTTTAAATGGGACTATATGACTCTGGACCAGAGACGAGCCAGACAAGGCAACCCCATCGCCCCCATAAA GACTCCTATGATAGCAGGAGGTTTATTTGTCATGGATAAGGACTACTTTGAGCAGCTGGGGAAGTATGACATGATGATGGATGTATGGGGTGGAGAAAACCTGG agaTCTCGTTTCGTGTGTGGCAGTGTGGTGGCAGTCTGGAGATCATCCCGTGCAGCAGAGTTGGCCATGTCTTCAGAAAGCAACATCCATACACCTTCCCTGGGGGCAGCGGGACTGTGTTTGCAAG GAACACACGGAGAGCAGCAGAGGTGTGGATGGATGAGTATAAAAACTTCTACTATGCTGCTGTCCCCTCAGCGAGAAACGTCCCCTACGGAAA tatcCAGAGTCGTATGGAGATGAAGAAGAGATTAGGCTGTAAGCCGTTCAAATGGTACCTGGAGAATGTCTACCCTGAACTGCG ggtcCCAGATCACCAGGATATAGCGTTTGGAGCGTTGCAGCAGGGGGGAAACTGTCTGGACACGCTGGGTCATTTTGCTGATGGGGTGGTGGGCGTCTATGAATGCCACAATGCAGGGGGAAACCAG GAATGGGCCCTGACCAAGGATAAGTCAGTCAAACACATGGACTTGTGTCTGACTGTGGTGGACAGAACAGCCGGCTCCCTCATCAAACTACAAGGTTGTCGAGAGAACGACAGCAGACAG AAATGGGAGCAGATTGAGTCCAACTCAAAGCTTCGTCATGTGGGCAGTAACCTCTGTCTGGACAGCCGCAGTGCCAGGATGGGTGGACTCACTGTGGAGGTCTGCAGCCCCAGCCTCAACCAACAGTGGAAGTTCACCCTCAATTTACAATCATAG
- the galnt2 gene encoding polypeptide N-acetylgalactosaminyltransferase 2 isoform X3 has translation MRRKSRILLCFAVLWVLGIAYYFYSGTALSRKDDWGSSDSSSRNKAHNSDDKANSLETLPPGKVRWQDFDQDLYVGATVVRPGQDPYARNKFNQVESDKLRMDRAVPDTRHDHCRHKQWKSDLPASSVVITFHNEARSALLRTVVSVLKKSPPHLVREIILVDDYSDNPEDGALLGKIEKVRVLRNDRREGLMRSRVRGADAATAPVLTFLDSHCECNDHWLEPLLERVAEDKTRVVSPIIDVINMDNFQYVGASADLKGGFDWNLVFKWDYMTLDQRRARQGNPIAPIKTPMIAGGLFVMDKDYFEQLGKYDMMMDVWGGENLEISFRVWQCGGSLEIIPCSRVGHVFRKQHPYTFPGGSGTVFARNTRRAAEVWMDEYKNFYYAAVPSARNVPYGNIQSRMEMKKRLGCKPFKWYLENVYPELRVPDHQDIAFGALQQGGNCLDTLGHFADGVVGVYECHNAGGNQVALPRRLIQEWALTKDKSVKHMDLCLTVVDRTAGSLIKLQGCRENDSRQKWEQIESNSKLRHVGSNLCLDSRSARMGGLTVEVCSPSLNQQWKFTLNLQS, from the exons gatgATTGGGGCTCCAGTGACTCATCCAGTAGAAACAAAGCTCACAACTCTGACGACAAGGCTAACAGCCTGGAGACTCTGCCACCAG gtAAGGTACGCTGGCAGGATTTTGACCAGGATCTGTACGTTGGAGCCACGGTGGTTCGACCAGGTCAGGACCCGTACGCCAGGAACAAGTTCAACCAGGTGGAGAGCGACAAACTTCGTATGGACCGAGCTGTGCCCGACACAAGACATGACCA ttgCAGACACAAACAGTGGAAGTCAGACCTGCCAGCTTCCAGTGTGGTCATCACCTTCCACAATGAAGCTCGCTCTGCTCTGCTGCGGACTGTGGTCAG TGTCTTGAAAAAAAGTCCTCCTCACCTGGTCAGAGAGATCATTTTGGTTGATGACTACAGTGATAACC CGGAGGACGGAGCGCTGCTGGGGAAGATTGAGAAAGTGCGCGTGTTGAGAAACGACCGCAGGGAAG gtCTGATGCGTTCAAGGGTTCGCGGTGCAGATGCTGCCACCGCGCCGGTCCTCACCTTCCTGGACTCCCACTGTGAATGTAATGACCACTGGCTAGAGCCGCTACTGGAGAGAGTGGcagag gatAAGACCAGAGTAGTTTCTCCTATAATTGATGTCATCAACATGGACAACTTCCAGTACGTAGGAGCCTCGGCTGATCTGAAAGGAG gttttgACTGGAATTTGGTGTTTAAATGGGACTATATGACTCTGGACCAGAGACGAGCCAGACAAGGCAACCCCATCGCCCCCATAAA GACTCCTATGATAGCAGGAGGTTTATTTGTCATGGATAAGGACTACTTTGAGCAGCTGGGGAAGTATGACATGATGATGGATGTATGGGGTGGAGAAAACCTGG agaTCTCGTTTCGTGTGTGGCAGTGTGGTGGCAGTCTGGAGATCATCCCGTGCAGCAGAGTTGGCCATGTCTTCAGAAAGCAACATCCATACACCTTCCCTGGGGGCAGCGGGACTGTGTTTGCAAG GAACACACGGAGAGCAGCAGAGGTGTGGATGGATGAGTATAAAAACTTCTACTATGCTGCTGTCCCCTCAGCGAGAAACGTCCCCTACGGAAA tatcCAGAGTCGTATGGAGATGAAGAAGAGATTAGGCTGTAAGCCGTTCAAATGGTACCTGGAGAATGTCTACCCTGAACTGCG ggtcCCAGATCACCAGGATATAGCGTTTGGAGCGTTGCAGCAGGGGGGAAACTGTCTGGACACGCTGGGTCATTTTGCTGATGGGGTGGTGGGCGTCTATGAATGCCACAATGCAGGGGGAAACCAGGTAGCGTTACCACGACGACTTATACAG GAATGGGCCCTGACCAAGGATAAGTCAGTCAAACACATGGACTTGTGTCTGACTGTGGTGGACAGAACAGCCGGCTCCCTCATCAAACTACAAGGTTGTCGAGAGAACGACAGCAGACAG AAATGGGAGCAGATTGAGTCCAACTCAAAGCTTCGTCATGTGGGCAGTAACCTCTGTCTGGACAGCCGCAGTGCCAGGATGGGTGGACTCACTGTGGAGGTCTGCAGCCCCAGCCTCAACCAACAGTGGAAGTTCACCCTCAATTTACAATCATAG
- the galnt2 gene encoding polypeptide N-acetylgalactosaminyltransferase 2 isoform X2 — protein sequence MRRKSRILLCFAVLWVLGIAYYFYSGTALSRKGTGSLMFSPSAVEPPSWRSQDDWGSSDSSSRNKAHNSDDKANSLETLPPGKVRWQDFDQDLYVGATVVRPGQDPYARNKFNQVESDKLRMDRAVPDTRHDHCRHKQWKSDLPASSVVITFHNEARSALLRTVVSVLKKSPPHLVREIILVDDYSDNPEDGALLGKIEKVRVLRNDRREGLMRSRVRGADAATAPVLTFLDSHCECNDHWLEPLLERVAEDKTRVVSPIIDVINMDNFQYVGASADLKGGFDWNLVFKWDYMTLDQRRARQGNPIAPIKTPMIAGGLFVMDKDYFEQLGKYDMMMDVWGGENLEISFRVWQCGGSLEIIPCSRVGHVFRKQHPYTFPGGSGTVFARNTRRAAEVWMDEYKNFYYAAVPSARNVPYGNIQSRMEMKKRLGCKPFKWYLENVYPELRVPDHQDIAFGALQQGGNCLDTLGHFADGVVGVYECHNAGGNQEWALTKDKSVKHMDLCLTVVDRTAGSLIKLQGCRENDSRQKWEQIESNSKLRHVGSNLCLDSRSARMGGLTVEVCSPSLNQQWKFTLNLQS from the exons gatgATTGGGGCTCCAGTGACTCATCCAGTAGAAACAAAGCTCACAACTCTGACGACAAGGCTAACAGCCTGGAGACTCTGCCACCAG gtAAGGTACGCTGGCAGGATTTTGACCAGGATCTGTACGTTGGAGCCACGGTGGTTCGACCAGGTCAGGACCCGTACGCCAGGAACAAGTTCAACCAGGTGGAGAGCGACAAACTTCGTATGGACCGAGCTGTGCCCGACACAAGACATGACCA ttgCAGACACAAACAGTGGAAGTCAGACCTGCCAGCTTCCAGTGTGGTCATCACCTTCCACAATGAAGCTCGCTCTGCTCTGCTGCGGACTGTGGTCAG TGTCTTGAAAAAAAGTCCTCCTCACCTGGTCAGAGAGATCATTTTGGTTGATGACTACAGTGATAACC CGGAGGACGGAGCGCTGCTGGGGAAGATTGAGAAAGTGCGCGTGTTGAGAAACGACCGCAGGGAAG gtCTGATGCGTTCAAGGGTTCGCGGTGCAGATGCTGCCACCGCGCCGGTCCTCACCTTCCTGGACTCCCACTGTGAATGTAATGACCACTGGCTAGAGCCGCTACTGGAGAGAGTGGcagag gatAAGACCAGAGTAGTTTCTCCTATAATTGATGTCATCAACATGGACAACTTCCAGTACGTAGGAGCCTCGGCTGATCTGAAAGGAG gttttgACTGGAATTTGGTGTTTAAATGGGACTATATGACTCTGGACCAGAGACGAGCCAGACAAGGCAACCCCATCGCCCCCATAAA GACTCCTATGATAGCAGGAGGTTTATTTGTCATGGATAAGGACTACTTTGAGCAGCTGGGGAAGTATGACATGATGATGGATGTATGGGGTGGAGAAAACCTGG agaTCTCGTTTCGTGTGTGGCAGTGTGGTGGCAGTCTGGAGATCATCCCGTGCAGCAGAGTTGGCCATGTCTTCAGAAAGCAACATCCATACACCTTCCCTGGGGGCAGCGGGACTGTGTTTGCAAG GAACACACGGAGAGCAGCAGAGGTGTGGATGGATGAGTATAAAAACTTCTACTATGCTGCTGTCCCCTCAGCGAGAAACGTCCCCTACGGAAA tatcCAGAGTCGTATGGAGATGAAGAAGAGATTAGGCTGTAAGCCGTTCAAATGGTACCTGGAGAATGTCTACCCTGAACTGCG ggtcCCAGATCACCAGGATATAGCGTTTGGAGCGTTGCAGCAGGGGGGAAACTGTCTGGACACGCTGGGTCATTTTGCTGATGGGGTGGTGGGCGTCTATGAATGCCACAATGCAGGGGGAAACCAG GAATGGGCCCTGACCAAGGATAAGTCAGTCAAACACATGGACTTGTGTCTGACTGTGGTGGACAGAACAGCCGGCTCCCTCATCAAACTACAAGGTTGTCGAGAGAACGACAGCAGACAG AAATGGGAGCAGATTGAGTCCAACTCAAAGCTTCGTCATGTGGGCAGTAACCTCTGTCTGGACAGCCGCAGTGCCAGGATGGGTGGACTCACTGTGGAGGTCTGCAGCCCCAGCCTCAACCAACAGTGGAAGTTCACCCTCAATTTACAATCATAG